From Miscanthus floridulus cultivar M001 chromosome 15, ASM1932011v1, whole genome shotgun sequence, the proteins below share one genomic window:
- the LOC136508915 gene encoding LOW QUALITY PROTEIN: B3 domain-containing protein_Os12g40080-like (The sequence of the model RefSeq protein was modified relative to this genomic sequence to represent the inferred CDS: inserted 2 bases in 1 codon), translating into MNKSAGTVSKECIAHHYWHHMDDPKCFFKVMIGDLKNGVVRPYRKKFVVNIREQISEQITLEVPNGETYTVEVAEEQHNELVLRSGWAEFASAYELELXVLLVFTNSGNSHLVRIFDRSGCEKELSCVMLDSIPCMQERKCCHGKQMQSPTGKRLAVGSPSGSIRKTPKMNPADSPSSQKKTEHVPSSEGIHQEPTNSGASQKLIKSCVVLPAGCSMTSEQEAKVIALEQKIQPKIPFYITAMYKESLASGILQISKEYVMEHLANENGTIQLCQLDGNNVWTINLYINSDPHYAVSTGWLEFIGHNKLGEGEICIFQPARSKNDRVKLIFRTLEENRCLQPPGFVSPTKRHGVAKPAYMLPRYTSLTDEQRSKVEEKVGAIRSEIPVYVTVMKNSIVNISRQCILGISSAYAREYLPGGGGGGGEKQLTMRMRMRLRLKDGAWEPEFQDKYGRQQILGKGWKKFVTDNKLKLGDICLFNLVKNTKTLTMDVHIIRKRSV; encoded by the exons ATGAACAAATCAGCTGGGACGGTCAGCAAAGAGTGCATTGcacatcattattggcaccacatgGATGATCCGAAGTGTTTCTTCAAGGTTATGATTGGTGATTTAAAAAATGGAGTGGTAAGAC CATACCGAAAAAAGTTTGTGGTCAATATCAGAGAGCAAATATCTGAACAAATCACCCTCGAGGTGCCAAATGGCGAGACATACACCGTTGAGGTTGCTGAAGAACAACATAATGAGCTGGTCCTGCGGTCTGGATGGGCAGAATTTGCCAGTGCTTACGAACTTGAACT GGTGCTTTTAGTGTTCACAAACAGTGGGAACTCACACTTAGTCCGAATCTTCGATCGAAGTGGTTGCGAGAAAGAGCTCTCCTGCGTTATGCTGGACAGCATCCCTTGTATGCAGGAAAGGAAATGTTGTCATGGTAAGCAAATGCAGTCACCGACAGGCAAAAGGTTGGCAGTTGGTAGCCCAAGCGGCAGTATTAGAAAAACTCCGAAGATGAACCCAGCAGACTCTCCTTCATCACAGAAGAAAA CTGAACATGTCCCATCTTCTGAAGGCATTCATCAGGAGCCCACAAATTCAGGTGCCTCCCAGAAGCTCATCAAGTCTTGCGTTGTCTTACCAGCAGGATGCAGTATGACAAGTGAGCAAGAAGCTAAAGTTATCGCCCTTGAGCAGAAAATCCAACCCAAAATTCCTTTTTACATCACGGCAATGTACAAGGAAAGCTTGGCTTCTGGAATTCTG CAAATCTCCAAGGAATATGTCATGGAACATCTCGCAAACGAAAACGGGACCATCCAACTCTGTCAACTTGATGGTAACAACGTATGGACCATCAATCTGTACATAAACAGTGACCCTCACTACGCTGTTTCTACTGGCTGGCTGGAGTTCATTGGCCACAATAAGTTGGGAGAAGGTGAAATCTGCATTTTTCAACCAGCAAGGAGCAAGAACGACAGAGTGAAACTGATATTTCGCACTCTTGAAGAAAACCGCTGCCTGCAGCCACCAG GATTTGTGTCTCCAACTAAGAGGCATGGAGTTGCTAAGCCTGCATACATGCTCCCACGGTACACATCTCTAACTGATGAACAGAGGAGTAAAGTAGAAGAGAAAGTTGGAGCTATCCGGTCGGAGATCCCCGTATATGTGACTGTCATGAAGAACAGCATTGTTAACATCAGCAGGCAGTGCATTCTT GGAATCAGTTCAGCGTATGCTAGAGAGTATCttccaggcggcggcggcggcggcggcgagaagCAGCTGactatgaggatgaggatgaggcttCGGCTCAAGGATGGTGCATGGGAACCTGAATTCCAGGACAAGTACGGGAGGCAGCAGATCCTTGGTAAAGGCTGGAAAAAGTTTGTGACTGACAACAAGCTGAAACTAGGTGACATCTGCCTCTTCAACCTGGTGAAGAACACCAAGACGCTGACGATGGACGTCCACATCATCCGGAAGAGATCGGTGTAG
- the LOC136509613 gene encoding B3 domain-containing protein_Os12g40080-like, with the protein MGFIRHNKLQEGDNCIFQSSKSKKGVKLIYHPLVQSRRLQPQGYVPSAKSPRHGVAKPPYMLPWKTSLTDEQRSKVEEKVGAIQSEIPVYVTVMKNSNVNSRLCILGIGSEYATKYLPGGDENQLTTTMRLRCPGRSKDDAWEPEFQAKHGRHQIFGEGWRKFVTDKKLKPDDIYLFNLRKDTKMLTMDVHIIQ; encoded by the exons ATGGGCTTCATTCGCCACAATAAGTTGCAAGAAGGTGATAACTGCATTTTCCAATCATCAAAGAGCAAGAAGGGAGTGAAACTGATATATCATCCACTTGTACAAAGCCGCCGCCTGCAGCCACAAG GATATGTCCCTTCAGCCAAGAGTCCTAGGCATGGGGTTGCTAAGCCTCCATATATGCTCCCATGGAAAACGTCTCTAACTGATGAACAGAGGAGTAAAGTAGAAGAGAAAGTTGGAGCTATCCAGTCGGAGATCCCTGTATATGTGACTGTCATGAAGAACAGCAATGTTAACAGCAGGCTGTGCATTCTG GGAATCGGTTCAGAGTATGCAACAAAGTATCTTCCAGGTGGCGACGAGAACCAGCTGACTACGACTATGAGGCTTCGGTGCCCAGGTCGCAGCAAGGACGATGCATGGGAGCCTGAATTCCAGGCCAAGCACGGGAGGCATCAGATCTTTGGTGAAGGCTGGAGGAAGTTTGTGACTGACAAGAAGCTGAAACCAGACGACATCTACCTCTTCAACCTGAGGAAGGACACCAAGATGCTGACGATGGACGTCCACATTATCCAGTAG